From the genome of Notolabrus celidotus isolate fNotCel1 chromosome 5, fNotCel1.pri, whole genome shotgun sequence, one region includes:
- the LOC117812230 gene encoding myb/SANT-like DNA-binding domain-containing protein 2 isoform X1: MAASSTAEHSPEITTPLKIPKTEVPSPESEDLSDSNQYHSNPSTPNRFSPLNVGSGSAGRTAASSSNSFTACRGMSWTPSETNALIAVWGNERLTEARMQQLEVAGTVFSGKAPGPAMYERVSRALSELGYERTPSQCRERMKTLRRCYSRVKEHGIGKRKSSYTIEQLEKVFGQGGWDSQSCAPVLINSSGLYQEMESDGSTLEDFSQEDWCNQVLDSAFQEGDMETEEIQMPKHRVLQIQAELSEQTQKRDMMQTVVRILESVQLKWEHFQTWTEFSRLHLSNKLAIFGVGYNTRWREDVRYHYAEISSQVPLGKRLREYFNPEKPEGRIIMTKVQKMNWKNVYYKFLDITISEARCLELHMEVDWVPVSLSRAAGCSRGTCHYLLPGEIPKTYGLYAIGYKKEEDAAHFSPQCDSEDVSLPQCKSENGVQQQADGEGAGRGDRTGVRVTYCYLGIAEDRTIQQCLFQHFQGPGKNYIHGEPSAVTCFLQESCSLSRDGEENSSQRFAIYIKFIEVELDFLSAGSLVECLETAVGYSLKYNNKDSL; encoded by the exons ATGGCGGCGTCCAGCACCGCGGAGCATTCTCCGGAGATAACGACGCCGTTAAAGATCCCGAAAACCGAGGTGCCATCCCCCGAGTCCGAGGATTTGAGTGACAGCAATCAATACCACTCCAACCCCTCCACCCCGAACCGCTTCTCCCCTCTGAACGTGGGCTCGGGGTCCGCGGGCCGGACGGCGGCCTCATCCTCCAACAGCTTCACGGCGTGCCGGGGGATGTCGTGGACCCCGTCCGAGACTAACGCCCTCATCGCGGTGTGGGGCAACGAGCGGCTGACGGAGGCGCGGATGCAGCAGCTGGAGGTGGCGGGCACCGTGTTCTCCGGTAAGGCCCCCGGTCCTGCCATGTACGAGCGGGTGTCCAGAGCCCTGTCCGAGCTGGGGTATGAGAGGACCCCGTCCCAGTGCAGGGAGAGGATGAAG ACTCTGCGGCGCTGCTACAGCCGGGTGAAGGAGCACGGCATCgggaagaggaagagcagcTACACCATTGAGCAGCTGGAGAAAGTGTTCGGTCAGGGAGGCTGGGACTCTCAGAGCTGTGCCCCTGTGCTGATCAACAGCAGCGGGCTCTATCAGGAGATGGAGTCTGATGGCAGCACGCTGGAGGACTTCTCCCAGGAGGACTGGTGCAACCAGGTGCTGGACTCAGCCTTCCAGGAGGGGGACATGGAGACAG AAGAAATCCAGATGCCTAAACACAGAGTGCTGCAGATCCAAGCTGAGCTATCAGAACAAACACA AAAAAGGGACATGATGCAGACTGTGGTGCGTATTCTGGAGTCGGTGCAGCTGAAATGGGAGCACTTCCAAACATGGACTGAGTTCTCACGGCTGCATCTCTCAAACAAACTGGCAATCTTCGGCGTGGGCTATAACACGCGCTGGCGAGAGGACGTGCGGTACCACTATGCTGAGATCAGCTCGCAAGTTCCTCTAGGGAAGAGACTCCGTGAGTACTTCAATCCAGAGAAACCTGAGGGCCGCATCATCATGACCAAAGTTCAGAAGATGAACTGGAAGAATGTTTACTACAAGTTTCTGGACATTACGATCAGCGAGGCACGCTGCCTGGAGCTGCACATGGAGGTGGACTGGGTCCCCGTGTCCCTGTCCAGGGCTGCCGGCTGCAGCAGAGGAACATGCCACTACCTCCTCCCTGGGGAAATCCCCAAGACCTACGGACTCTATGCTATTGGTTACAAGAAAGAGGAGGACGCCGCTCACTTCTCTCCTCAGTGTGACAGTGAAGATGTTAGCTTACCTCagtgcaaatcagaaaacggCGTGCAGCAGCAGGCTGATGGAGAAGGTGcagggagaggagacagaactGGAGTTAGAGTCACATACTGTTACCTGGGGATAGCTGAGGATAGGACCATTCAGCAGTGTCTCTTCCAGCACTTTCAGGGTCCTGGCAAAAACTACATCCACGGAGAACCCTCAGCCGTGACCTGTTTTCTGCAGGAGAGCTGCAGCCTGAGTCGAGATGGTGAGGAAAACTCATCTCAACGTTTTGCTATTTACATCAAATTCATAGAGGTGGAGCTGgacttcctctctgcaggctcCTTGGTGGAGTGTCTGGAGACTGCTGTTGGATATTCCttgaaatacaacaacaaagactCACTGTAG
- the LOC117812230 gene encoding myb/SANT-like DNA-binding domain-containing protein 2 isoform X2 — protein MAASSTAEHSPEITTPLKIPKTEVPSPESEDLSDSNQYHSNPSTPNRFSPLNVGSGSAGRTAASSSNSFTACRGMSWTPSETNALIAVWGNERLTEARMQQLEVAGTVFSGKAPGPAMYERVSRALSELGYERTPSQCRERMKTLRRCYSRVKEHGIGKRKSSYTIEQLEKVFGQGGWDSQSCAPVLINSSGLYQEMESDGSTLEDFSQEDWCNQVLDSAFQEGDMETEIQMPKHRVLQIQAELSEQTQKRDMMQTVVRILESVQLKWEHFQTWTEFSRLHLSNKLAIFGVGYNTRWREDVRYHYAEISSQVPLGKRLREYFNPEKPEGRIIMTKVQKMNWKNVYYKFLDITISEARCLELHMEVDWVPVSLSRAAGCSRGTCHYLLPGEIPKTYGLYAIGYKKEEDAAHFSPQCDSEDVSLPQCKSENGVQQQADGEGAGRGDRTGVRVTYCYLGIAEDRTIQQCLFQHFQGPGKNYIHGEPSAVTCFLQESCSLSRDGEENSSQRFAIYIKFIEVELDFLSAGSLVECLETAVGYSLKYNNKDSL, from the exons ATGGCGGCGTCCAGCACCGCGGAGCATTCTCCGGAGATAACGACGCCGTTAAAGATCCCGAAAACCGAGGTGCCATCCCCCGAGTCCGAGGATTTGAGTGACAGCAATCAATACCACTCCAACCCCTCCACCCCGAACCGCTTCTCCCCTCTGAACGTGGGCTCGGGGTCCGCGGGCCGGACGGCGGCCTCATCCTCCAACAGCTTCACGGCGTGCCGGGGGATGTCGTGGACCCCGTCCGAGACTAACGCCCTCATCGCGGTGTGGGGCAACGAGCGGCTGACGGAGGCGCGGATGCAGCAGCTGGAGGTGGCGGGCACCGTGTTCTCCGGTAAGGCCCCCGGTCCTGCCATGTACGAGCGGGTGTCCAGAGCCCTGTCCGAGCTGGGGTATGAGAGGACCCCGTCCCAGTGCAGGGAGAGGATGAAG ACTCTGCGGCGCTGCTACAGCCGGGTGAAGGAGCACGGCATCgggaagaggaagagcagcTACACCATTGAGCAGCTGGAGAAAGTGTTCGGTCAGGGAGGCTGGGACTCTCAGAGCTGTGCCCCTGTGCTGATCAACAGCAGCGGGCTCTATCAGGAGATGGAGTCTGATGGCAGCACGCTGGAGGACTTCTCCCAGGAGGACTGGTGCAACCAGGTGCTGGACTCAGCCTTCCAGGAGGGGGACATGGAGACAG AAATCCAGATGCCTAAACACAGAGTGCTGCAGATCCAAGCTGAGCTATCAGAACAAACACA AAAAAGGGACATGATGCAGACTGTGGTGCGTATTCTGGAGTCGGTGCAGCTGAAATGGGAGCACTTCCAAACATGGACTGAGTTCTCACGGCTGCATCTCTCAAACAAACTGGCAATCTTCGGCGTGGGCTATAACACGCGCTGGCGAGAGGACGTGCGGTACCACTATGCTGAGATCAGCTCGCAAGTTCCTCTAGGGAAGAGACTCCGTGAGTACTTCAATCCAGAGAAACCTGAGGGCCGCATCATCATGACCAAAGTTCAGAAGATGAACTGGAAGAATGTTTACTACAAGTTTCTGGACATTACGATCAGCGAGGCACGCTGCCTGGAGCTGCACATGGAGGTGGACTGGGTCCCCGTGTCCCTGTCCAGGGCTGCCGGCTGCAGCAGAGGAACATGCCACTACCTCCTCCCTGGGGAAATCCCCAAGACCTACGGACTCTATGCTATTGGTTACAAGAAAGAGGAGGACGCCGCTCACTTCTCTCCTCAGTGTGACAGTGAAGATGTTAGCTTACCTCagtgcaaatcagaaaacggCGTGCAGCAGCAGGCTGATGGAGAAGGTGcagggagaggagacagaactGGAGTTAGAGTCACATACTGTTACCTGGGGATAGCTGAGGATAGGACCATTCAGCAGTGTCTCTTCCAGCACTTTCAGGGTCCTGGCAAAAACTACATCCACGGAGAACCCTCAGCCGTGACCTGTTTTCTGCAGGAGAGCTGCAGCCTGAGTCGAGATGGTGAGGAAAACTCATCTCAACGTTTTGCTATTTACATCAAATTCATAGAGGTGGAGCTGgacttcctctctgcaggctcCTTGGTGGAGTGTCTGGAGACTGCTGTTGGATATTCCttgaaatacaacaacaaagactCACTGTAG